A window of Bos taurus isolate L1 Dominette 01449 registration number 42190680 breed Hereford chromosome 19, ARS-UCD2.0, whole genome shotgun sequence contains these coding sequences:
- the LOC788205 gene encoding uncharacterized protein LOC788205, producing MADQLFQRKPWDPEQLRPDPDSDSEGLFDKAPPEEPPAVRGPKSAWAAGRKAGRRTGGKAQGARPWQPPKGATRPQPQEEAPPLDEGCYLDHFPHLSIFIYAAIAFSITSCIFTYIHLQLA from the coding sequence ATGGCTGACCAACTCTTTCAGCGCAAACCCTGGGACCCCGAGCAGCTTCGCCCGGACCCCGACTCTGACTCCGAAGGCCTGTTTGACAAGGCTCCTCCGGAAGAGCCCCCCGCTGTCCGTGGGCCCAAGTCGGCTTGGGCCGCGGGCAGGAAGGCCGGTCGGCGCACTGGCGGGAAGGCGCAGGGGGCCCGCCCCTGGCAGCCGCCTAAGGGCGCGACGCGCCCCCAGCCCCAGGAAGAGGCCCCTCCATTGGATGAAGGCTGCTATCTCGACCATTTTCCGCACCTCTCCATCTTTATCTACGcggccatcgccttctccatcaccTCCTGCATCTTTACCTATATCCATTTACAGCTTGCCTGA